A window of the Brassica napus cultivar Da-Ae chromosome C5, Da-Ae, whole genome shotgun sequence genome harbors these coding sequences:
- the LOC125587501 gene encoding uncharacterized protein LOC125587501, with the protein MSATRVSNLHGNSTQEQDEEDDDLVILPNVDNSQLIAQFKLNLVGRIFNTERRNVEALISPLPRPNIWDVEGKVRGLDLGNHRFQFDFESEADLVKVLNKRPCHFNKWAFALERWIPHVGDTFPNTMTFWICVSGIPTHFWMDPIFDSLGKRLGNVGLIDARAAKVQVEINMDRPLRFALRAQLSTGEIVPVKLVYSNLHRYCRHCRHVSHEVESCPQLSEAERTEKS; encoded by the coding sequence ATGTCTGCAACGCGCGTCTCAAATCTACATGGGAACTCAACACAAGAacaggatgaagaagatgatgacctTGTCATCTTACCAAACGTCGATAACTCTCAGCTGATTGCTCAATTCAAACTCAATCTGGTAGGGAGAATCTTCAACACGGAACGGCGCAACGTCGAGGCTCTCATCTCTCCACTCCCTCGACCTAACATTTGGGATGTGGAAGGAAAGGTAAGAGGTCTGGATCTAGGCAACCACAGATTCCAGTTTGATTTTGAGTCAGAGGCTGACCTCGTTAAAGTCTTAAACAAGAGGCCATGCCATTTCAACAAATGGGCTTTTGCTTTGGAACGGTGGATTCCTCATGTCGGCGACACCTTTCCTAATACCATGACTTTCTGGATCTGTGTCAGCGGCATCCCAACACACTTCTGGATGGATCCTATTTTCGATTCTCTGGGCAAAAGGCTTGGCAATGTGGGGCTTATTGATGCTAGAGCTGCTAAAGTCCAAGTTGAAATAAACATGGATCGCCCTCTTAGATTTGCCCTCCGCGCCCAGCTGTCCACAGGTGAGATCGTCCCGGTAAAGCTTGTTTACTCTAACCTCCACCGCTACTGCAGGCACTGTCGCCATGTTTCTCATGAGGTGGAGTCTTGCCCACAACTCtctgaagctgaaagaacagaGAAAAGCTAA
- the LOC125587048 gene encoding uncharacterized mitochondrial protein AtMg00310-like yields MGKYLGLPEQICGSKMKVFCYVQDRINGCVTSWSARLLSKGGKEVQIKFVAQAVPTYSMSCYLIPQDIVEKLKSDISNFWWSSSQNNLGLHWIAWDKICVPHDQGGLGFLDLHDFNIALLAKQLWRLIQFPNSLLARVLRGRYYNRSSPLEDRKVYSPSYGWRSIMAAKPLLKSGIRKTIGAGQNTCVWSEPWIPDIEARPPRPSDRITH; encoded by the coding sequence ATGGGCAAATACCTCGGACTCCCGGAGCAAATTTGTGGCTCTAAGATGAAAGTTTTCTGTTACGTACAAGACCGTATCAATGGATGTGTCACCTCGTGGTCGGCTAGATTACTCTCGAAAGGGGGTAAAGAGGTTCAAATAAAATTTGTGGCGCAAGCTGTGCCGACATACAGTATGTCGTGCTACTTGATTCCACAAGACATTGTGGAGAAACTAAAGAGTGATATCTCAAACTTTTGGTGGAGCTCGAGCCAAAACAATCTAGGGTTACACTGGATTGCATGGGACAAGATATGCGTTCCACATGATCAAGGTGGACTTGGCTTTTTGGACTTACATGACTTTAATATTGCCCTATTAGCAAAACAACTTTGGAGATTGATCCAGTTTCCAAACTCTCTGCTTGCCCGAGTCTTGAGAGGACGGTACTATAATCGATCAAGCCCCTTGGAAGATCGGAAGGTCTACTCACCCTCATATGGCTGGCGTAGTATTATGGCAGCAAAACCACTCCTCAAATCGGGCATACGAAAGACTATTGGAGCAGGACAAAACACATGTGTTTGGTCCGAGCCTTGGATCCCGGACATTGAGGCTCGCCCGCCGAGACCATCTGATCGAATTACTCATTGA
- the LOC106396122 gene encoding pyrophosphate-energized vacuolar membrane proton pump 1, whose protein sequence is MVASAFLPELWTEILIPVCAVVGIVFSLFQWFIVSRVRVSADQGASSSSGGANNGKNGYGDYLIEEEEGVNDQSVVAKCAEIQTAISEGATSFLFTEYRYVGVFMVIFAAIIFVFLGSVEGFSTENKPCTYDDTKTCKPALATAAFSTIAFILGAVTSVLSGFLGMKIATYANARTTLEARKGVGKAFIVAFRSGAVMGFLLAASGLLVLYITINVFKIYYGEDWEGLFEAITGYGLGGSSMALFGRVGGGIYTKAADVGADLVGKIERNIPEDDPRNPAVIADNVGDNVGDIAGMGSDLFGSYAEASCAALVVASISSFGINHDFTAMCYPLLISSMGILVCLITTLFATDFFEIKAVKEIEPALKNQLIISTVIMTVGIAIVSYVGLPSSFTIFNFGAQKVVKNWQLFLCVCVGLWAGLIIGFVTEYYTSNAYSPVQDVADSCRTGAATNVIFGLALGYKSVIIPIFAIAVSIFVSFSFAAMYGVAVAALGMLSTIATGLAIDAYGPISDNAGGIAEMAGMSHRIRERTDALDAAGNTTAAIGKGFAIGSAALVSLALFGAFVSRAGVHTVDVLTPKVIIGLLVGAMLPYWFSAMTMKSVGSAALKMVEEVRRQFNTIPGLMEGTAKPDYATCVKISTDASIKEMIPPGCLVMLTPLIVGFFFGVETLSGVLAGSLVSGVQIAISASNTGGAWDNAKKYIEAGVSEHAKSLGPKGSEPHKAAVIGDTIGDPLKDTSGPSLNILIKLMAVESLVFAPFFATHGGILFKYL, encoded by the exons ATGGTGGCGTCAGCTTTTCTCCCGGAGCTCTGGACGGAGATCCTAATCCCTGTCTGTGCGGTGGTCGGCAtcgttttctctctcttccaaTGGTTCATCGTCTCTCGAGTTAGAGTCTCCGCTGACCAAGGCGCATCGTCGTCTTCCGGTGGTGCCAACAATGGTAAGAACGGCTACGGAGATTACCTCATCGAGGAAGAGGAAGGCGTTAACGACCAGAGCGTCGTCGCCAAGTGCGCTGAGATTCAGACCGCTATATCCGAAG GTGCAACTTCGTTCCTGTTCACCGAGTACAGATACGTCGGTGTCTTCATGGTCATCTTCGCCGCAATCATCTTCGTTTTCCTCGGCTCCGTCGAGGGATTCAGCACAGAGAACAAGCCTTGCACCTACGACGACACCAAGACCTGCAAGCCTGCTTTAGCCACCGCGGCTTTCAGCACCATCGCTTTCATCCTCGGCGCGGTCACCTCTGTTCTCTCTGGCTTCCTCGGGATGAAGATCGCCACGTACGCCAACGCTAGAACCACCCTGGAGGCGAGGAAAGGTGTCGGAAAGGCCTTCATCGTCGCCTTCAGGTCCGGGGCCGTGATGGGGTTCCTTCTTGCTGCGAGTGGTCTCTTGGTGCTTTACATTACCATTAACGTGTTTAAGATCTATTACGGTGAGGATTGGGAAGGTCTCTTTGAGGCTATTACTGGTTACGGTCTTGGTGGTTCCTCCATGGCTCTCTTTGGTCGTGTTGGTGGTGGGATCTACACTAAAGCGGCTGATGTCGGTGCTGATCTTGTCGGTAAAATCGAGAGGAACATTCCAGAAGATGATCCAAGAAACCCAGCT GTTATTGCTGATAATGTGGGTGACAATGTTGGTGACATTGCTGGTATGGGATCTGATCTCTTTGGTTCATACGCTGAAGCATCATGTGCTGCACTTGTTGTTGCTTCTATCTCTTCCTTTGGAATCAACCATGACTTCACTGCAATGTGCTACCCGTTGCTCATCAGTTCGATGGGTATCTTGGTTTGTTTGATCACAACTCTCTTCGCCACCGACTTCTTTGAGATCAAGGCTGTTAAGGAGATTGAGCCGGCGTTGAAGAATCAGCTCATCATCTCAACTGTCATCATGACCGTTGGAATCGCTATTGTTTCATATGTTGGCTTGCCTTCTTCCTTCACCATCTTCAACTTTGGAGCACAAAAGGTCGTCAAGAACTG GCAGCTATTCTTGTGTGTCTGTGTTGGTCTATGGGCTGGACTCATTATTGGTTTTGTCACTGAGTACTACACTAGCAACGCCTACAG CCCTGTGCAAGATGTGGCAGACTCATGCAGAACCGGTGCAGCCACCAATGTTATTTTCGGATTAGCTCTTGGTTACAAATCCGTTATTATTCCAATCTTTGCTATTGCTGTCAGTATATTCGTTAGCTTCAGCTTCGCTGCTATGTATGGTGTTGCCGTTGCTGCTCTAGGGATGCTCAGCACCATCGCCACTGGTTTGGCGATTGATGCTTACGGCCCCATCAGTGACAATGCTGGTGGTATTGCTGAGATGGCTGGAATGAGCCACCGCATCCGTGAAAGAACCGATGCTCTTGATGCAGCTGGTAACACCACTGCCGCTATTGGAAAG ggATTTGCTATTGGCTCAGCTGCTCTAGTCTCCTTGGCTCTGTTCGGTGCCTTTGTGAGCCGTGCAGGAGTCCACACCGTAGATGTTTTGACCCCAAAGGTTATCATTGGGCTTCTTGTTGGTGCCATGCTTCCTTACTGGTTCTCAGCCATGACGATGAAGAGTGTAGGAAGTGCAGCGCTTAAGATGGTTGAAGAAGTTCGCAGGCAGTTCAACACCATCCCTGGACTCATGGAAGGTACCGCAAAACCAGACTACGCCACGTGCGTCAAGATCTCCACCGACGCTTCCATCAAGGAGATGATTCCTCCTGGTTGCCTTGTTATGCTCACACCTCTCATTGTTGGTTTCTTCTTTGGTGttgagactctctctggtgttctCGCTGGCTCCCTTGTTTCCGGTGTTCAG ATTGCTATTTCTGCTTCTAACACTGGTGGTGCCTGGGACAACGCCAAGAAATACATTGAG GCGGGTGTATCAGAGCATGCAAAGAGTCTGGGACCAAAGGGTTCAGAGCCACACAAGGCAGCTGTGATTGGAGACACCATTGGAGACCCTTTGAAGGATACATCAGGGCCTTCGTTGAACATCTTGATCAAGCTAATGGCTGTTGAGTCTCTTGTCTTTGCTCCCTTCTTTGCCACTCACGGTGGTATCCTTTTCAAGTATCTCTAA
- the LOC106396121 gene encoding COBW domain-containing protein 1-like: MATLLRLDTSTTFLAFTSPRAGTASNHRFASATRSRATVSVRRKTSPFYPSSSTVYSDNRRKPFSASATSLAVVETEDPFDVPTELTPDNRIPATIITGFLGSGKTTLLNHILTGDHGKRIAVIENEFGEVDIDGSLVAAKTAGAEDIILLNNGCLCCTVRGDLVRMISELVSKKKGRFDHIVIETTGLANPAPIIQTFYAEDDIFNDVKLDGVVTLVDAKHARLHLDEVKPEGFVNEAVEQIAYADRIIVNKTDIVGEQELDSVMQRIKTINSMAHMKRTKYGKVDLDYVLGIGGFDLERIENSVNEEEKEDHDDHHHDHDHSHDCHDHHKEHDHEHGHHDSHDHTHDPGVSSVSLVCEGDLDLEKANMWLGALLYQRSEDIYRMKGILSVQDMEERFVFQGVHEIFEGSPDRLWQKDETRTNKIVFIGKNLNREELEMGFRACLV; encoded by the exons ATGGCGACGCTGCTTAGACTCGACACATCCACCACTTTTCTCGCTTTCACCTCTCCCCGTGCCGGTACGGCGTCGAACCATCGGTTCGCCTCTGCTACTCGCAGTAGAGCCACAGTCTCCGTCAGAAGGAAAACGTCGCCGTTCTATCCCTCCTCCTCCACGGTTTACTCTGACAACCGTCGGAAACCATTCTCGGCCTCTGCTACCTCGCTGGCTGTTGTGGAGACCGAAGACCCCTTCGATGTTCCCACTGAGCTTACCCCTGACAATCGGATTCCCGCCACTATTATCACTGGCTTCCTCGGCTCTGGTAAG ACGACATTGCTAAACCATATATTGACTGGAGATCATGGGAAGCGTATAGCTGTGATAGAGAACGAG TTTGGTGAAGTCGACATTGATGGATCCCTTGTGGCAGCTAAAACTGCTGGAGCTGAGGATATAATATTGCTTAACAATGGATGTCTCTGTTGTACAGTCAGGGGCGATCTTGTCAGGATGATTTCTGAATTGGTCAGCAAGAAGAAAGGAAGGTTTGACCATATTGTCATTGAGACAACAG gATTGGCGAATCCAGCCCCGATTATTCAGACATTCTATGCTGAGGATGATATCTTCAACGATGTCAAACTTGACGGGGTTGTTACTCTGGTTGATGCTAAACATGCTCGTTTGCATCTAGATGAGGTTAAACCCGAAGGCTTTGTCAATGAGGCGGTTGAACAAATTGCTTACGCTGATCGTATCATAGTTAACAAG actgATATTGTTGGTGAGCAAGAACTAGATTCAGTGATGCAGCGGATAAAG ACCATAAATAGCATGGCTCACATGAAGCGAACAAAGTATGGGAAGGTTGACTTGGATTATGTTCTTGGAATTGGAGGTTTCGATCTAGAAAG AATTGAGAACTCTGTgaatgaagaagagaaggaagatcacgATGATCATCACCATGACCATGACCATAGTCATGACTGCCATGATCACCACAAGGAGCATGATCATGAACACG GGCATCACGATTCTCATGATCATACGCATGACCCTGGTGTTTCTTCAGTCAGTTTAGTTTGCGAAGGAGACTTAGACCTCGAGAAG GCTAACATGTGGCTTGGAGCTCTGTTGTACCAACGTAGTGAGGATATCTACAGAATGAAAGGTATCCTCTCCGTCCAAGACATGGAGGAGAGATTCGTGTTTCAG GGAgtccatgaaatatttgaaggatCACCGGACCGGTTATGGCAAAAAGATGAGACAAGAACCAACAAGATCGTTTTCATCGGCAAGAATTTGAACCGGGAGGAGTTAGAGATGGGTTTCAGAGCTTGCTTGGTTTGA